Sequence from the Catenuloplanes indicus genome:
TGGGGCGGTTGCCTCCTAAAGGGTAACGGAGGCGCCCAAAGGTTCCCTCAGCCTGGTTGGCAATCAGGTGTTGAGTGTAAGTGCACAAGGGAGCTTGACTGTGAGACTGACGGGTCGAGCAGGGACGAAAGTCGGGACTAGTGATCCGGCACTTGCGTGTGGAAGCGGTGTCGCTCAACGGATAAAAGGTACCCCGGGGATAACAGGCTGATCTTCCCCAAGAGTCCATATCGACGGGATGGTTTGGCACCTCGATGTCGGCTCGTCGCATCCTGGGGCTGTAGCAGGTCCCAAGGGTTGGGCTGTTCGCCCATTAAAGCGGTACGCGAGCTGGGTTTAGAACGTCGTGAGACAGTTCGGTCCCTATCCGCCGCGCGCGTAGGATACTTGAGAAGGGCTGTCCCTAGTACGAGAGGACCGGGACGGACGAACCTCTGGTGTGCCAGTTGTCCTGCCATGGGCATGGCTGGTTGGCTACGTTCGGAAGGGATAACCGCTGAAAGCATCTAAGCGGGAAGCTCGCTTCAAGATGAGGTATCCCACCCACTTCGGTGGGGTAAGGCTCCCAGTAGATGACTGGGTTGATAGGCCGGAGATGTAAGCACGGTAACGTGTTGAGTTGACCGGTACTAATAGGCCGAGGACTTGACTACACAAACTTTTCGAGACTGCTCGCGTCCACTGTGTGATATCTGAACAAACAACCGTGAACACCCCGGTTTGTAAAGTTCATAGTGTTACGGCGGTAATAGCGGAGGGGAAACGCCCGGTCACATTCCGAACCCGGAAGCTAAGCCCTCCAGCGCCGATGGTACTGCACTCGGGAGGGTGTGGGAGAGTAGGACACCGCCGGACTTCTTTACAATTGAGGGCCACCCTTCCCGGGGCGGCCCTTAGTTGTATTTACGGGCTCGCCCGGGCCGGGCGTCATGGATCGACAGTTTCGTCGGCGCTGCGAGCCGCAGCGCCCCCAGGAAGGATGTACTCGTGAACCCAGGACCGGACGGCGACAACCCGCGTTCCCGGCGGGATGACGGCCGCGACGGGCGGGGCCGCGACGACGCGCGCGGCAACCGCGACTCTCGAGGCGGCGACCGCGACTTCCGGGGCGGCGACTCCCGCGGCGCCGGCTTCCGCAGCGGTGGAGACCGCGACGCCCGTGGCGGTGGTTTCCGCTCCGGCGGCGACCGTGACTCCCGTGGTGGCTTCCGGTCCGGTGGTGACTCCCGTGGCGGTGGCTTCCGGGCCGGTGGCGGCGACCGTGACGGTGGCGGGTTCCGTGGTGGAGACCGGGACTCGCGTGGCGGCGGATTCCGCTCGGGCGGCGACCGTGACGGTGGCTTCCGCGGTGGCGGTGGTGACCGCGCCGGTGGGTTCCGCTCCGGCGGTGACCGTGACTCCCGTGGCGGCGGTTTCCGGTCCGGCGGCGACCGCGATTCCCGTGGTGGTGGCTTCCGCAGCGGTGGGGGCGACCGAGAGGGCGGCTTCCGCGGTGGCGACTCGCGCGGTGGCGGCTTCCGGGACCGGGACGGTCAGGGCAGCGGCTTCCGCAGCGGCGGTGGCGACCGCGCCGGTGGGTTCCGCTCCGGTGGTGACCGTGACTCGCGCGGTGGCGGTTTCCGTTCCGGCGGTGACCGTGAGGGTGGCTTCCGCGGCGGTGACCGGGACTCGCGCGGCGGTGGTTTCCGCAGTGGCGGGGACCGGGACGGTCAGGGCAGCGGCTTCCGCAGCGGCGGTGGCGACCGCGCGGGCGGGTTCCGCTCCGGTGGTGACCGTGACTCGCGCGGTGGCGGTTTCCGTTCCGGCGGCGACCGTGAGGGTGGCTTCCGCGGCGGTGACCGGGACTCGCGCGGCGGTGGTTTCCGCAGTGGCGGGGACCGGGACGGTCAGGGCAGCGGCTTCCGCAGCGGCGGTGGCGACCGCGCCGGTGGGTTCCGCTCCGGTGGTGACCGTGACTCGCGCGGCGGTGGCTTCCGTTCCGGCGGTGACCGTGACTCCCGTGGCGGTGGTTTCCGCAGTGGCGGGGACCGGGACGGTCAGGGCGGCGGCTTCCGCAGCGGCGGTGGCGACCGCGCGGGCGGGTTCCGCTCCGGTGGTGACCGTGACTCGCGCGGCGGCGGTTTCCGTTCCGGCGGCGACCGCGATTCCCGTGGCGGTGGCTTCCGGTCCGGCGGCGGTGACCGTGAGGGCGGCGGGTTCCGTGGCGGTGACCGGGACTCTCGTGGCGGTGGCTTCCGGGACCGTGCGGGCCAGGGCAGTGGCGGCGGCGAGCGCGCCGGCGGGGACCGCGAGGGCGGCTTCCGCGGCGGTGACTCCCGCGGTGCCGGCCGCGAGGGTGGCTACCGTGGCGGTGATCGTGACACACGCGGTGGTGGCTTCCGCAGCGGCGGCGGCGACCGCGCGGGCGGGTTCCGCAGTGGCGGCGACCGTGAGGGTGGTTTCCGTGGCGGTGACCGGGACTCGCGCGGCGGCGGCTTCCGCAGCGGCGGCGAGCGATCCGGTGGGTTCCGTGGCGGCGACCGCGAGGGCGGTCCTCGTGGCGGTGACTCGCGCGGTGGCGGCTTCCGGGACCGCGAGGGTCAGGGTGGCTTCCGCAGCGGCGGCGACCGTGACTCCCGTGGCGGTGGCTTCCGGTCCGGCGGCGACCGTGACTCGCGCGGCGGTGGTTTCCGCGGTGGTGACCGGGACTCGCGCGGCGGTGGCTTCCGCGAGCGTGAGGGCGGTGCCCGCGGTGGTGACTCGCGGGGCGGGTTCCGGGAGCGCGAAGGCGGGTTCCGCAACGACCGTGGCGGGTTCCGCGAGCGTGAGGGCCAGGGTGTCCGCGATGGTGACCGGGTCGAGCGCGGCGACGAGCGCGTCGAGGCGGCCCAGGTCGCGCCCACGATCCCGGACGAGGTCGAGGCGACCGAGTTGGACCGGGACGTACGCGCGGAGCTGCTCTCGCTGAACAAGCCGGTGCAGGAGAGCGTGGCCCGGCACCTGGTGATGACCGGCCGGCTGATCGACGAGGAGCCGGAGCTCGCGCTCGCGCACGCGCTGGCGGCCCGGCGTCTCGCGTCCCGGATCGCGGTGGTGCGGGAGGCCGTGGGGCTCGCCGCGTACCACGCGGGGGAGTGGCAGACCGCGATCGCGGAGATCCGGACGTACCACCGGATGACCGGCAAGCAGTCGCACGTGGCCGTGCTGGCCGACTGCGAGCGGGCGCTGGGCCGTCCGGAGCGAGCGATCGACCTGTTCCGCAACACGGACAGCGCGGCGCTGCCCAAGGACACGGCCGTGGAGCTGCTGATCGTGGCCGCCGGTGCGCGCGGTGACATGGGCCAGAACGACGCGGCCGTGTCGATGCTGCAGGTTCGTGAGCTGACCGCGGAGGGCAAGGTCGAGCCGTGGACGGCCCGGCTGCGCTACGCCTACGCGGACGCGCTGCTGGCGACCGACCGTCGCGAGGAGGCGCGTGAGTGGTTCGCCCGCGCGGCGACCGCGGACGAGGACGGCGCGACCGACGCGGCCGAGCGTCTGCTCGAACTGGACGGCGTCGAGATCGAGGGCGAGGACGAGCCCGACGGCGACTCCGCCATGTCTGCGGCCGCCGGCCGTGACGCGGACGCGCCCGGCGACTCGGACGACGACGAGTCGGACGATGACGACGAGTCGGACGACGATGACGATGACGACGAGTCGGACGACGACGATGACGACGACGAGGAGTCGGACGAGGACGACGAGCTGACGGGCGCCGCCGCGGAAGCCGGGGCCTCCGACACCGCCGCGGACGAGGACGACGAGGACGCGAAGCTGAAGGCCAAGGAGGCGGAGGAGTCCGCCGCACCGCGCGACCTCGGCCCGAAGTTCGACGACGGCAGCACTCGCTGAGCCGTACCCGTCGCTGATCAGAGAAAGGCCCCGACCACCCGGCCGGGGCCTTTTCGCATGCCGCCGGCGGCTACGAGACGACGGCCAGCGGGGCGGACAGCTCCGGTGCGACGTTGCGCGTGCACGAGGCCGGATTCTGCGAGTGGGCGATGACGGCGTCCAGCCGGTTCCGCGTGGAGATCAGCTCTTGGATCTGCCGGTCGATGCGGTCCCGTTCGGCCTTCATCAGCGCGGTCGACTCCTCGCTCGGCTCGTTCGCGTCGACGCACGGCATCAGCGCCGCGATGTGCCGGCTGGACAGACCGGCCGCGTAGAGCTGCTGGATCAGCCGCACGCGCTCGACCGCGGCCTCCGGGTAGTGCCGCTGCCCGCTGGCGCTGCGCGTCGCGTGCAGCAGGCCCTGCTCCTCGTAGTAGCGCAGCGCGCGCACGCTCACGCCGCCGCGCGTGGCCAGATCGCCGATGCGTATCACGGAAGGGCTCCCGCAGGGTGTCGAAGGTACCTTTGACGTCAACGTCAGGTCCCAGCGTAGCTCCCGGCCCGGCGCGCAACCCGCGGGCGTGCTACGCCCGGACGGTCTGCGCCACGGGTGGGTAGACCAGGTGGCCGCAGGTGGCCGGCGACGCGCCGGCGCACTCCTCGATCACCTGGTCGAGACGGTCCCTGGTGGTGATCAGCTCGCGGATCTGCCGGTCGATCCGGTCTCGTTCCGTCCGCAGCAGCGTCATCGCCTCGTCGGTGGCTTCCTGTGCGTCGACGCACGGGAGCAGCACGGAGAGCGAACGGCTGGACAGCCCGGCCGCGAACAGGTCCTGGATCAGGCCGACCCGGTCGACCGCGGCCTCGGGATAGAACCGCTGGCCACCACCGGTACGGGCGGCGGGAAGCAGGCCCTGCTCCTCGTAGTAGCGCAGCGCGCGGGTGCTGACGCCGGTCTTCGCGGCGAGGTCGCCGATGCGGATCACTGAGCGCTCCCGGGAGGTGTCGGTCGTCACGAGACTTGCCTTTGACGTCAACGTGAAGTTTTAGCGTAACCCCGGCAGGATTCACTACGTACAGGGAGCAATGGTCATGGATCTGAAGAATTCGGTCGTGCTTGTCACCGGGGCGAACCGCGGGCTGGGCCGGCACTTCGCACGCGAGCTGCTGGCGCGGGGCGCCGCCAAGGTCTACGCGACCGCGCGCCGGCCGGAGGCCGTGGACCTGCCCGGTGCCGAGGTCATCGGCCTGGACGTGACGGATCCGGCGCAGGTAAGCAGAGCAGCGGAGATCGCCACGGACGTGACGCTGCTGGTCAACAACGCGGGCAACTCGTCGTTCGCGAACCTGGTGGACGGCGACGAGGCGGAGATCCGCGGTCAGCTGGACGCGTTCTTCTGGGGTCCGCTGTGGATGGTGCGCGCGTTCGCGCCGATCCTGCGGGCGAACGGCGGCGGTGGTGTTCTCAACATCAACTCGGCGATGTCCTGGGTGGCCGGTGACCGGGCGAACGCCTACCACGTGGCGAAGGCCGCGCAGTGGGCGATGACCAACGCGGTCCGGGCCGAGCTGGCCGGGCAGGGCACGCACGTGGCGGGCGCGTACTTCGGCATGACGGACACCGGGCACCAGGACTTCTGGACCGGGCCGCTGAACGACGCGGCGGACATCGCGCGGCGCACGCTGGCCGCGTTCGAGGACGGTCAGGTGGAGATCATCCCGGACGAGCTGGGCGCGGCCGCGAAGGCGATGCTGGCCGGCCCGCCGCAGGCCTACCCCACGGCAGGGTGACGCGCGCCTGGAATGATCGGGGGCGGAACAGCGACGGCCGAGGAGGCAGCGTGAGCGATCGTCTGATCGACGGGTACGACCTGGTGATCTTCGACCTGGACGGGGTGGTCTACCTGATCGACCAGCCGATCCCGGGCGCGGTCGAGGCCATCGCGCGGCTCCACGAGGCCGGCGTCCCGGTCGCCTACGCCACGAACAACGCGTCCCGCCGGGCCGCCGACGTGGCCGCGCTGCTGACCGGCATGGGTATCCCGGCCACGCCGGAGGAGGTGCTGACCTCGGCCGGCGCGTCCGCGGCCGTGCTCGCGGACCGGCTCCCGGCCGGCGCTACGGTGCTGGTGGTCGGCGCGGACGCGCTGCGCGCCGAGATCGAGGCGGTCGGCCTGACCGTGGTGAGCAAGGCGGAGGACCGGCCGGCCGCGGTCGCGCAGGGCTACGGTCCCGCGGTCGGCTGGGCGGACCTCGCCGAGGCCAGCGTGGCGATCCGGGCCGGCGCGATGTGGCTGGCCACGAACACGGACAAGACGCTGCCCAGCCCGCGCGGCCCGCTGCCGGGCAACGGCTCGCTGGTGGCCGCGCTGCGGCACGCGCTCGGCCGGGACCCGGACGTGATCGTCGGCAAGCCCGCGCCCGCGTTGTTCACCACCGCGGCCGAGCGGGTCGGTGCGACGAAGGCGCTGGTGGTCGGCGACCGGCTGGACACCGATCTGGAGGGCGCGGTCCGGGCCGGCATGGACGGGCTGCTCGTGCTCACCGGCGTACACACGGTCGAGGACCTGCGCAACGCGCCGGCCGAGCAGAAGGCCACGTTCGTCGCGCCCGACCTCTCCGGCCTCTTCGCACCGGCGGTCAAGGCCGACGACTACAAGGCATAGAACCATCGCCGGGTACGCCGTGAGGCGCGGGTGACCGGAGAGGGCGGGGCCGGCCGGACACGCTCTGTCGTCCGGCCGGCCCCGCCCTCGCAGGAAGTGGCGCCGAGCCCGGGGAGCGGAGCGACGGCCAGGACTACAGCAGTTTGCGGAGCTTGAGCAGGTCGAACGGGTTGGCGCCGATCTTGACCTGGCCGGAGCCGATCGCCTTCATCACGTCGAGCTGCCCGTTGATCAGGGCGATCAGGTCGTCGCTGTTCGCGGTGAGGGAGATCTTCGCCTTCGGGTCGTCGCCGTCGGCGATGTCGACCAGGCGGCCGTCCACCAGCGTGCCGTGGAACGCGGTGGCCAGGTCCGGGACGCGGGCGGCGAGCGTGCGGTTGAGGTCGATGCGCTGCTGGGCGTCCGCGTTCGCGGCGAGCCGCGCCGCGAGAGTGTTCAATGCCGCCCGAACCTCGTCTACGCTGGCCACGCCTGATCCTCTCCACGCCGGTCACCGAACCTCCCGCACGGTACCGCACGGGTCCGGCGACGTCGCCCGGTAGCGTGGCACGCGCGGGGGACCGTATCGGAACAGTGAGGGGACGACCGGATGCCGAAGGAAGCGTGGCGGGCCTACCTGGACCTCGCCCTGGGACTGACCGAGAACTCGCGCAAGCAGGCCACCAGAACCGCGATGAGGCTGGTGGGCAAGGGCGGCGCGACCGCGGTCCAGCTGCAGGCACTCGTCGAGGACGCGCTGGCGGCCGGCACCGCGAACCGGGCCGTGGTCGAGCGCCTGGTCCGCACCGAGGTCGACCGGGCACTGACCGCGGTCGGGCTGGTCACGTCCGACGAGGTCGCGTCGCTGCGGCGGCGGGTGGCCGAGCTGGAGGGCCGGCTCGCGGCCCGGCCGGTGGACGTACCCGGTGACCTGACCGTCGAACCCGCGGTGGAGGCGGCTGCGGCCGTGTCCGCGGCGAACCCGGCCCCGGTCACGGTGAAGAAGGTCGTCGCGAAGAAGGCGGTGGCGAAGAAGGCGGTGGCGAAGGCGCCGGGCGGCGGCACGGCCGTGCCGGACGCGACGGCCGCGCCCGCGGCCCCGGCCGAGGACGAGCCGGTCGTGGAGACGCCCGCCACGACGCCGGCCGCGAAGATCACGCCGCCGCGCAAGGTCGCCAAGAAGGTACCCACGATCAAGGCCACGCCGCCGGCGAAGAAGGCCGTGCCGACGCCCGCCGACCTGCCGCCCGCGGCGAAGAAGGCACCGGCCAGGCGCGCGAAGAAGGCGGTACCGCCGCTCTTCGACGACGGGACCACCCGCGCATGAGCACGCCGTTCCCGGTCCCGCGCCCACCGGCCGTGCCGCGGCCGCCGCTGCCGGCGAACGCGCCGCCGGTGCGGATGACCGAGCCCGGCGACGGGACCACCGGGCACCCGGCCGTGGACGCGATGCTGGCCTCGCTGGCGAACGCGGCGTCGCTGTCCCCGGCCGACCAGATCGCCGAGTACGAGGCCGCGCACCAGATCCTGCGCGAGACGCTCGCCACCATCGACCAGGCCTGACCGGCCCTCCCCCCCCGAAAGACACGTGAAGAAGACCGCATGGCACGCCGCATCCGTCTAGACGCCGAACTCGTCCGCCGCGGCCTGGCCCGCTCCCGGGAGCAGGCCGCCTCGCTGATCGAGGCCGGTCGCGTCGAGGTCCGGGGCGTGGTCGCCCGCAAGGCCGCCGCGCAGCTCGACCCCGCCGAGCCGATCGTGGTCACCGGCGCGGACCCGGTCGACGAGTACGTGTCCCGCGGCGGGCACAAGCTGGCCGGTGCGCTCGCCGCGTTCGGGCCCCGGGGCCTGGCGGTGGCCGGGCGGCGGTGCCTGGACGCGGGCGCGTCCACCGGCGGTTTCACCGACGTGCTGCTGCGTGCGGACGCGGCCGAGGTGGTCGCGGTGGACGTCGGCTACGGGCAGCTGGCGTGGAAGCTCCGTACCGACGAGCGGGTGCGGGTCTTCGAACGCACGAACGTGCGCACGCTCACGCCGGAGACCATCGGTGGCCCGGTCGACCTGGTCGTGTCCGACCTGTCCTTCATCTCGCTGCGCCTGGTGCTGCCCGCGCTGGCCGGCTGCACGCTACCGGACGCGGACCTGGCGCTGATGGTCAAGCCGCAGTTCGAGGTCGGCAAGGAGCGGGTCGGCGAGGGCGGCGTGGTCCGCGACCCGGCGCTGCGTGCGGAGGCGGTGCTCGACGTGTGTGCCGCCGCGCTGGAGCTGGGCCTCGGGCTGGCCGGGGTGGCCGCGAGCCCGCTGCCCGGGCCGAGCGGGAACGTCGAGTTCTTCGTGTGGCTGCGGCGCGGCGAACCGGCCGCGGATCCGGGCCACGTGCGCGCGGTCGTCGAGGCCGGACCCACGGGTACGGTGGCGGAGCACGCGCCGCAGACCGGCGCGGAATCGCTTGTTGACAGGGGAGTGACGAGTGACGAGCACCGCTAACCGGTCGGCGCTGCTGGTGACCCACACGGGGCGCCGGCACAGCACGGAGCACGCGGCGTCGATAGCGAACGACCTCGTGCGCGCGGGCTTCGAGGTGCGGGTGGTGGCCTCCGAGATCGGCGATCTGGACCTGCCGCCCGGCGTGACGCCGGTGTTCGGCCCGTCCGCGGCCGAGGGCGTGGAGATCGTGTTCGCGCTCGGCGGTGACGGCACGTTCCTGCGTGCGGCCGAGCTGGCCCGGCCGAACAAGGCGCCGCTGCTCGGCATCAACCTCGGCAAGGTCGGCTTCCTGGCCGAGGCCGAGATCAGCGACATCGACCAGGCCGTGGCGGACGTGGTGCGCGGTGCGTACACCGTGGACGAGCGGCTCACCCTGGACGTCAAGGCCGAGCTGGACGGCGAGCTGATCGCGGAGAGCTGGGCGCTCAACGAGGTCACGGTGGAGAAGGGCCAGCGCGCGCAGATGCTGGAGCTGCGCGTGGACGTGGACGGGCGGCCGCTGTCCCGGTACGGCTGCGACGGCGTGGTCTGCGCGACCCCGACCGGCTCGACCGCGTACGCGTTCTCGGCCGGCGGCCCGGTGGTCTGGCCCGAGGTGGAGGCGCTGCTGCTGGTGCCGGTCGCGGCGCACGCGCTGTTCAGCAAGCCGCTGGTGACCGCGCCCACGTCCACGTTCGTGATCACGGTGGATCCGTACACGTCGGTCGCCACGCTCTGCGCGGACGGCCACCGCGTGTTCGACCTGCCGCCCGGCGCGAAGGTCACCGTCCGGCGCGGTGCGCAACCGGTGCGTGTCGTCCAGCTGGCGCCGCGACCGTTCACCGATCGGCTGGTGGCGAAATTCGACCTCCCGGTTCTCGGCTGGCGGGGTACGAAGCGGCGGTAATCACGGTGTTCCCGGCAATTGGCGCACCGCTCGGCTGGAAATGTGTCAGAGGACGCGGCTACTGTCTTTGCCTGTGCTGGAAGAGCTGCGTATCACCGGCCTGGGCGTCATCGAGGACACCACACTGCCGCTGACCGGCGGGATGAACGTGATAACCGGTGAGACCGGCGCCGGGAAGACCATGGTCGTGACCGGCCTCGGCCTGCTGTTCGGCGGGCGGGCCGACGCCGGTCGCGTGCGAAGCGACCCGGGCCGCGCGGTCGTCGAGGGGCGGTTGCGCCTGACCGGCAAGATCGCCGACGCCGTGCTGGCCCGGATCACCGACGCGGGCGCGGAGGCGGACGACGACGGCGCGGTCATGCTGTCGCGCACCGTCACCATCGAGGGCCGCTCCCGGGCCCACGTCGGCGGCCGGTCCGCGCCGGTCGCCGTGCTGACCGACGTCGGTGAGCGCGTGCTGGCCGTGCACGGTCAGTCCGACCAGCTGCGCCTGCTGCGGCCGGCGGAGCAGCGCGCCGCGCTCGACCGGTTCGCCGGTCCGGAGCACGAGAAGCTGCTGGAGACGTTCCGGGAGACGTTCACCAAGTGGCGTCGCACCGCGGACGACCTGGCCGACCGGCGCCGCAACGCGCGCGACCGCAACCAGGAGGCCGACCTCCTCAAGCTCGGGCTGGACGAGATCACCCGGGTCGACCCGCAGCCGGGGGAGGATGACGAGCTGAAGGCGGAGGCGCAGCGCCTCGAGCACGCGGAGGGTCTGCGGACCGCGGCCGCGCTGGCCTACCAGTCGGTGGCCGGCGGCGCCGAGGCCGGCGACGAGACGCCGGACGCGACCAGCCTGCTCGGCGTCGCCCGGCGCACGCTGGAGGGGCAGGCGGGCGTCGACGCGAAGCTCGGCGACCTCGCGGGCCGGATCGAGGAGGCCGCCACGCTGGTCGCGGACGTGACCGCGGAGCTGTCGTCCTATCTGGACGCGCTGGACGCGGACCCGAACCGGCTGGCCGCGATCTACGAGCGGCGGGCGCTGCTGCGCGGGCTGACCCGAAAGTACGCGGACGACATCGACGGCGTGATCGCCTGGGCGGAGACCGCGCGGACCCGGCTCGGCGAGCTGGACACGTCCGACGAGCTGCTCGAGGAGCTGGAGAGGGAGCGCCAGCGGCTCGAGGCGGAGGTGGCGGAGCAGGCAGCCCGGCTGACCGCGGCCCGCACCGAGGCGGCCGGCCGGTTCGCCGAGCAGGTCAGCGTCGAGCTGGCCGGGCTGGCGATGCCGCACGCGCGGGTCGAGGTCGCGGTGCTGCCCCGGACCGCGGGCAAGAGCGAGCCGTCGGTGACCGTGGACGGCACCGAGGTCGGCGTGACCGCGGACGGCGCGGACGAGGTCGAGCTGCGCCTGCTGGCCCACCCGGGCGCACCGGCGCTGCCGCTGCAACGCGGCGCGTCCGGCGGTGAGCTGTCCCGGGTGATGCTGGCGATCGAGGTGGTCTTCGCCGGTGCCGGTGGCCCGCCGACGCTGGTCTTCGACGAGGTCGACTCCGGTGTGGGCGGCACCGCCGCGGTGGAGATCGGGCGGCGGCTGGCCCGGCTGGCGCGCAGCCACCAGGTGCTGGTGGTGACGCACCTGCCGCAGGTGGCCGCGTTCGCGGACCGGCACCTGGTGGTGGCGAAGGACACCGGCGGCGCGGTGACCACCAGCGGCGTGCGGGTCGTCGAGGACACGGACCGGGCCCGGGAACTCTCCCGCATGCTCGCCGGCCTGCCCGACTCCGACCTGGGCATCGCACACGCGGAGGAGCTGCTGGCGGTCGCCGACCGCGAGAAGCGGCGCTGAGATCCGGCTTCTGCTGCCGGGCTCCCGTCCGGGAGCCCGGCAGCTCGCCACCGAGCCTGGCTGCGGCCTGCTCTCCCGGCCCCGCGGGGCCGGCGGTTCGCCGCCGGGGATCCGGCGGGTCCGCTGCCCGGCTGCCGCGCGACCGGCTGATCGCTGCTCGGCCACTCCGCCAGCGGCGGTCAGCTGCCCGGCGCCACGAGCCCGGCGGTCGCCACGAGGCCATGCCGCAGCGGCGGTCTGCTGCCTGTCGCCAGGAGGCTGGCGGTCGCCAGGAGGCCATGCCGCCAGCGGCGGTCTGCCACCCGCGGACACGAGGGTGGCGGTTGCCATCCGGCCACGCCGCCAGCGGCGGTCTGTGGTCCTGCCGGGCCGGGGGCCGGCGGTTGCTGCCTGGCCACGCCGCCGGCGGCGCCCTGCGACCCGGCCGGGCCGGGGACGGCGGGTTGTGTCCGGCCACGCCGGGACCGGCAAGGAGGAGCGCCAGCGACGACTGGTGCCCAATGCCACTTAGCTTATTTTGATCTTGATGGTGGGTGGAGGCGGATGGTGGCGGGGCCGGTGTGTCGGGTGCTGGCGGGTTCGTCGCGTCGTTTGGGCCGGTACATGTTGCGGCGGCAGCGTTTGACGGCGCGGGGGCAGGTGCGGTGGCGTCGGGTGGGGTTGAGTTCCCGGGTGATGTGGGTCCAGATGGTGGGTAGCTGGGTGGTCCAGTCCTCAGGGGGAAATGGCCGCTGAGCCGGTGGCTGAGCGGCGGACGAGGCGCAGGGTGTCGGTGAAGCTGATCCGGTCGGGGTCGATCGCGGCGGCGTCGGCGGCGGCGGTGATCAGGACGGTGAGTGCGTGCTGGACGAGCAGCCAGGCCCAGATTTCCTGGTGGACGAGGTCGGGCAGTTTCGAGCGCAGGATCCGGCCGGGCCCGCGGAGGTGGGTTTTGAGCTGGTCGTTGGCGGTTTCGTGTTCCCATCGCAGGTGGTATGCCTCGGCGAGTTCGTCCGGGCCGGCCTGGGCGGGGTCGGTGATGGTGGTGGCCAGGGTGATCAGCTCACCGGTGCCGTTACCGGCCCGGTCCGGGACGTCGTACTCGACGATCCGGACCAGGTGGGCGGCGGGCAGGCCACGGTCGTTGATCGCGTCGTCGCAGGTGTCCAGGGTCCCGCCGGCCGCGGCGGCCAGGATCCGGTCCCGGCGGCCACCGCGGATCGTCTTGTCCATCAACACGGTCAGATAGGTGCCGTCGCCGAGGATCTCGATCACCGGGAGCCTGATCCCGGCCTGGATCCGCCACAGCAGGTCCGCGCCGGTCGCCTGCGCCCGGTCCCACGCCGTAAACGAGTAGAAGGCACGGTCGGCGGTCAGCAGTTCCCCGCGTCGCAGCCGCGAATACAACGGCATGG
This genomic interval carries:
- a CDS encoding IS4 family transposase: MVSGVGVRPDQVSVGVLVTAVPRDAVDGAVAQCGVGAKRSDGKLPPHVTAYLTMGLWLFADDDYAEVAKKVTGGLDRFGCWDAGWLAPTPGGISQARKRLGRDVLAEVFERVARPVASPVTSGAWLRDRRVLAIDGFDVDVPDTMENAAEFGYSRTGGGPSAFPKARVVALTECGTHAFLAAEVGAYAVAEQTLAMPLYSRLRRGELLTADRAFYSFTAWDRAQATGADLLWRIQAGIRLPVIEILGDGTYLTVLMDKTIRGGRRDRILAAAAGGTLDTCDDAINDRGLPAAHLVRIVEYDVPDRAGNGTGELITLATTITDPAQAGPDELAEAYHLRWEHETANDQLKTHLRGPGRILRSKLPDLVHQEIWAWLLVQHALTVLITAAADAAAIDPDRISFTDTLRLVRRSATGSAAISP